One genomic region from Evansella sp. LMS18 encodes:
- a CDS encoding C40 family peptidase yields the protein MRKITSIALLFVVAFTGLFTQNSAVSAAEGQESNQVDELMDISRDFLGIEYEWGGTTPEGFDCSGYLQYIYREVGVYLPRVARNQAKAGIPVSRDDLQPGDILYFERTGHRDNVKITHSGMYIGNDEFIHAARSEGVTITNLPESDYWNSRYLGATRVIIDEGTTGQTFMDRLDGRELARISAEVSRGMYPEGFTEEHPSKTVILMPAKAAHFSTKALSDKYDEAPVLFTERGQVSGSVLAEIDRLGAERVILAGNERDFPAGMTEEGIFDGLTAEILADPATAAADVAEESEGLFARVKNALFSFSASVQSLLKV from the coding sequence ATGAGAAAGATTACATCGATCGCATTGTTGTTTGTCGTAGCGTTCACTGGTTTATTTACCCAGAATTCCGCAGTCTCAGCTGCTGAAGGGCAGGAGAGTAACCAGGTGGACGAGCTGATGGATATTTCAAGGGATTTTCTTGGCATAGAATACGAATGGGGCGGGACAACCCCTGAAGGATTTGACTGTTCAGGATACCTTCAATATATATACCGTGAAGTGGGAGTGTACCTCCCACGTGTAGCAAGAAACCAGGCAAAAGCAGGAATTCCTGTCAGCAGGGATGACCTGCAGCCAGGAGACATTCTCTATTTTGAAAGAACTGGTCACCGTGATAACGTAAAGATTACTCACTCAGGCATGTATATCGGCAACGATGAATTCATTCATGCAGCGCGCTCTGAAGGAGTAACGATTACGAATCTTCCGGAGAGCGATTACTGGAACTCCCGTTATCTTGGGGCAACCAGGGTAATTATTGACGAAGGGACAACAGGACAGACGTTTATGGACAGGCTGGATGGCAGGGAACTTGCGAGGATATCTGCAGAGGTTTCCCGGGGGATGTACCCTGAAGGATTCACAGAAGAACATCCTTCGAAAACTGTAATCCTCATGCCGGCAAAAGCAGCTCATTTTTCCACAAAAGCATTATCTGATAAGTATGATGAAGCTCCTGTACTCTTCACCGAGCGAGGACAGGTTTCCGGATCAGTTCTGGCGGAAATTGACAGACTTGGAGCAGAACGGGTTATATTAGCGGGAAATGAGCGTGATTTTCCAGCAGGAATGACAGAAGAGGGCATTTTTGACGGGCTGACTGCTGAAATACTGGCAGACCCCGCCACTGCCGCTGCGGA
- a CDS encoding DUF4870 domain-containing protein has translation MPEKEERIIAMLIYLVSFVTTFIGPLVIWLVKKNESEFIDYHGREYLNFLITMTVYSIISAILIVVLIGLLLLWIIGIAALILTIVAAIKAYEGEHYRFPFIFRIL, from the coding sequence ATGCCGGAGAAAGAAGAACGTATTATTGCAATGTTAATTTATCTTGTTAGTTTTGTAACAACTTTTATTGGCCCGCTTGTCATCTGGTTAGTAAAGAAAAATGAATCGGAATTTATTGATTATCACGGAAGAGAATATTTGAATTTCCTGATTACCATGACTGTTTATTCCATTATAAGCGCTATATTAATAGTCGTCCTGATCGGACTGCTGCTGTTATGGATCATCGGGATAGCTGCACTCATACTTACTATAGTTGCCGCAATAAAAGCATACGAAGGAGAACACTATCGCTTTCCTTTCATCTTCAGGATTTTGTAG
- a CDS encoding STAS/SEC14 domain-containing protein, which produces MIKFIKSEDPAAIAVEFEGKTTKDDMEELKIHIEKRFPGGEKFKIFALIHDMKNATFQGMTEGMKFDTKYRSQISKVAVVSEQKKWKQVISDIGNYWPGVKIKHFEYNDKNAAWEWLKK; this is translated from the coding sequence ATGATAAAATTCATTAAGTCTGAGGACCCGGCTGCAATCGCAGTGGAATTTGAGGGGAAAACAACGAAGGACGATATGGAAGAATTGAAGATACATATTGAAAAGAGGTTTCCAGGGGGTGAAAAGTTTAAAATTTTCGCCTTGATCCATGATATGAAGAATGCTACTTTCCAGGGGATGACAGAAGGGATGAAGTTCGATACAAAGTACAGGAGCCAGATTTCAAAGGTAGCGGTAGTGAGTGAACAAAAAAAGTGGAAGCAAGTGATCAGTGATATAGGAAACTACTGGCCGGGAGTAAAAATTAAGCACTTTGAATACAATGATAAAAATGCGGCGTGGGAATGGCTGAAAAAATAA